A single window of Leptolyngbya ohadii IS1 DNA harbors:
- the cax gene encoding calcium/proton exchanger has translation MNVKNLIFTVLLVFVPISVIADVLHWGSLVVFVTACLAILPLAAWMGTATEEIAIVTGPSIGGLLNATFGNATELIIALVALRGGVVNVVKASLTGSIIGNLLLVMGFSMLLGGLRHKEQSFEPTVARINVSTMNLAVVAMLLPTAVDYTSPGISEPTIQKLSLVVAIVLIAVYLLTLLFSMKTHSYLYDVGVAEEEEGGFTEEGKKPNLVLWVGVLLVVTLLVAIESELLVGALEEATKQLGLTELFTGIILLPIIGNAAEHATAVVVAMKNKMDLSVSVAMGSSLQIALFVAPVLVIAGYFWGQPMDLDFNPFELVAVAVAVFIANSVSSDGRSNWLEGTLLLATYVVIGAAFFFHPVIEGIG, from the coding sequence ATGAATGTTAAAAATCTAATCTTCACCGTTTTGCTTGTCTTTGTCCCCATTTCGGTGATTGCCGATGTGCTGCACTGGGGGTCGCTGGTGGTTTTTGTCACGGCTTGTCTGGCGATTCTGCCCCTGGCTGCCTGGATGGGAACCGCAACGGAGGAAATTGCGATCGTTACAGGTCCATCGATCGGCGGTCTGCTGAATGCGACTTTTGGCAACGCCACAGAACTGATCATTGCGCTAGTGGCTCTCAGGGGTGGGGTGGTGAATGTGGTTAAAGCCAGCCTTACTGGATCAATTATCGGCAACCTGCTGCTGGTGATGGGCTTCTCGATGCTGCTGGGCGGACTGCGTCACAAGGAGCAGAGCTTTGAGCCAACCGTTGCCCGCATTAACGTCTCCACGATGAATTTGGCGGTGGTGGCAATGCTGCTGCCGACTGCGGTAGACTACACCTCCCCCGGAATTAGCGAACCGACGATTCAAAAGCTGTCCCTGGTAGTAGCGATCGTCCTGATCGCGGTGTATCTGCTAACGCTGCTGTTTTCTATGAAGACGCACAGCTATTTGTACGATGTCGGCGTCGCAGAGGAGGAAGAGGGGGGCTTTACCGAAGAGGGCAAAAAGCCGAATCTGGTGCTGTGGGTCGGGGTGCTGCTGGTCGTGACGCTTCTGGTGGCAATCGAGTCGGAACTGCTGGTGGGTGCGCTGGAAGAAGCCACAAAGCAACTCGGATTGACGGAACTGTTTACCGGAATCATCCTGCTGCCGATTATCGGTAACGCTGCTGAACACGCGACTGCCGTAGTCGTTGCGATGAAAAACAAAATGGATTTATCCGTTTCCGTCGCAATGGGATCGAGTCTGCAAATCGCCCTTTTTGTCGCTCCTGTCCTGGTGATCGCGGGCTATTTCTGGGGTCAGCCGATGGATCTGGATTTCAATCCATTTGAACTCGTCGCCGTTGCCGTGGCAGTCTTTATCGCCAATTCCGTAAGTTCCGACGGGCGATCGAACTGGCTGGAAGGCACTTTGCTGCTGGCGACCTATGTAGTGATCGGAGCCGCGTTCTTCTTCCATCCGGTGATTGAGGGGATTGGGTAG